ACGGAGAGCATAAAGACGATCATCGCAACCATAGAGACCCTCATCGACAAGGGCTACGCCTACGCGGCGGGCGGCGACGTCTTCTACTCGGTGCGCCGCTTCCAGAGCTACGGCGCCCTATCGGGCAAGCGCATAGACGAGCTCGAGGCCGGGGCGCGGATCGAGGTGGACGAGCGCAAGAAGGACCCTCTCGATTTCGCCCTCTGGAAGGCGAGCAAGCCGGACGAGCCGGCCTGGGAGAGCCCCTGGGGGCCGGGCCGGCCGGGCTGGCACATCGAGTGCTCGGCCATGTGTCTCGAACACCTGGGCGAGCAGATAGACATACACGGCGGCGGCAAGGACCTCGTCTTCCCCCACCACGAAAACGAGATAGCCCAGAGCGAGGCCGCGACGGGCCGCTCGCCCTTTGCCCGCTACTGGCTCCACAACGGCTTCGTCAACATCGAGAGCGAGAAGATGAGCAAGTCGCTGGGCAACATCCTCAACATCCGCGACGCCCTCAGGGAGCACTCGGGCGAGGCGCTGAGGCTCTTTCTCCTCTCAAGCCACTACCGCTCGCCCATAGACTACAGCGCCGAGACGCTGCGCGAGGCCGAGGCCAAACTCGAACGCTTCTACACCACCATGGAAAGGCTCGCCCGCGAGTGCCCCCAGGCCGTCGACGCGCCGGTCGACGACGACGTTGCGGCCCTGCGGCTGAAGCCCCTCGAAGACGCCATGGACGACGACTTCAACACGGCCGCCGCCATAGGCCGCATATTCGAGGCCGTAGCCGTCATGAACCGCATGCTCGACGGCGCGAGGGGCGGAAGACTCCCGGCCGAAGAGAGCGCGGCCCTTGCGCTGGTGAGGACCGTGATAGCCCGCTTCGCGCCGGTGCTCGGCGTCTTCACGCGCACGCCCGAAGAGTACAGGGCCGAGCGCCGCGCAAAGGCCGCCGTCGATGCGGCCGAGATAGAACGGCTCATAGCCGAGCGGGCCGAGGCGAGAAGACGCAAGGACTTCAAGCGGGCCGACGCCATCCGCGACGAACTGGCCGCAATGGGCGTCACCCTGAAGGACACACCGACCGGCACCACATGGTCGACCTGAACTTCGCCGGGGAAACTTTTTGAAAAAAGTTTCCCCGGACCCCTTCAAAAACTTTCGATTCCCCGAAGAGGCCCTCGGAGTAATCAATCGGAGCCTCCTAAAATGTTGGAGTAAATATCCTTGCAGGCGCCACCTCGGCGCGGCCGCGCCGAGACAGACCGACAGGGAAACGTAGGTCCTTGCACCTTTACAAAAAGGTTCCCTCAGTGCAATAAAAGGCTTCCATAGCCGACCGTTTCATGCTAACATCTAAGGACCGCAACGGAAGCGATCTCCGCTGGAGCGTCGCTTCCGGGCGGTCCGTGAAAGACCGACGGGCGTCATCCGATAGGGCGCCCCGCCTCCTTGCAGGTTCCCTTCCCTTTCAACCTCACTGGAGACTTCGAAACAACCTCAACGATTCCGCCTATTATCGGCTCAATGACCTTGTGCAGGCGGAGCAGGGAGTATTCTCATGTCATTTGAAGAACTCGGCCTCAGGGCCGAACTGCTGCGCGCCGTGGCGCGGCAGGGCTACACCGCGCCCACCCCGATCCAGAAAGAGGCGATCCCCGCCGTCCTGCGGGGCAGCGACGTTATGGCCGGGGCTCAGACCGGCACGGGCAAGACGGCGGCCTTCGTGCTGCCCATGCTCGA
The sequence above is a segment of the Deltaproteobacteria bacterium genome. Coding sequences within it:
- a CDS encoding cysteine--tRNA ligase, whose protein sequence is MTIRVYNTLTGTKEPFEPADRDDVKMYVCGPTVYALSHIGHARSAVAFDVIFRYLRYRGYGVTYTRNYTDIDDKIINRARELRTDWRALAEENIRAFDEDMAALGVELPTIRPRATESIKTIIATIETLIDKGYAYAAGGDVFYSVRRFQSYGALSGKRIDELEAGARIEVDERKKDPLDFALWKASKPDEPAWESPWGPGRPGWHIECSAMCLEHLGEQIDIHGGGKDLVFPHHENEIAQSEAATGRSPFARYWLHNGFVNIESEKMSKSLGNILNIRDALREHSGEALRLFLLSSHYRSPIDYSAETLREAEAKLERFYTTMERLARECPQAVDAPVDDDVAALRLKPLEDAMDDDFNTAAAIGRIFEAVAVMNRMLDGARGGRLPAEESAALALVRTVIARFAPVLGVFTRTPEEYRAERRAKAAVDAAEIERLIAERAEARRRKDFKRADAIRDELAAMGVTLKDTPTGTTWST